CGCGTCGTCCAGATGAAACAACACGGGCGGCATATCGCGCATCACGAAGCGGCCGTCGACGCGCTCCGCGATCTTGTCCAGCATGGCTTCCGGCGTATGCGTCACGGCCTTTTCCATGCCGCGGCGAATCCGGCGGCGCGCTTCGGGCGTCATCGCCGCTTCGATCATCCGGTCGAACGTGATGCGCTCATACCAGAGTTCGAGCACGCCGGACTGCGCGTATTGCGCCATGCGGTCGCGGTACTGGAGCACGGCCGACACCGCCGTATCGTGCGCGGCGCCGCGGCTGAGACCGAGCTGCCGCGCAGCGACGGTAAAGCTCGCGACGAGGCGCTTCAGATCCCATTCGAACGGGCCGTGCGCGGTTTCGTCGAAATCGTCGACGTCGAAAATCAGTTGACGCTCGGGTGTCGCGAAGCCGCCGAAGTTCAGCAGGTGGCTATCGCCGCAGATGGGCTGCACGAGCGAGGTATGCGGCAGCTGGCCCAGATCGTGCGACTGCAGAATTGCGCTGCCGCGTAAAAAGGCGAGCGGCGAAGCGGCCATGCGGCCGTAGCGCAGCGGAATCAGCCGCTCGATGCGGCCGGCGCTGCTTTGCCGCAGCAGTTCGATCGGGTCGCGGCGGATCTCGCCGACCGCGCGATGACTCGAGCGTTTCGACTGCTCGCGTGCGGCCCGGCCAGCGGCTTCCCGTTCCGCGATGGTGCTGCCCTTCATGCGCCTCTCCGTTCTTGTTGATCGACGTGCCGCGGATAGCCATTGAATTCAGCCTGTCGAATTCTAGCAACAATCATTGCGATGTCAGCGTTGGCTAACCATCTTTGACAAACCTGAGCTCGCCCTGCGCGGGCACGCTGTGCAGTACGATGCAAAAGCGATAGCCGGTCGCCGGGGCACCACCAGGCATCACCAGGACCGAGGGAGCAGTGCAACATGTCGATCGAAGTGGGTACCGCGTCGTGGACGGACGCCACGCTGATCAAGTCCGGCAAGTTCTATCCGAAGGGCTGCACGAGCGCGGAGGCGCGCTTGCGCTTTTACGCCGACCGTTTCCCGATGGTCGAGGTCGACGCGTCGTACTACGCGATGCCGAGCCCGGCCAATAGCGCGCTGTGGGCGCAGCGCACGCCACCGGGCTTCACGTTCAACATGAAGGCATTCCGGCTCTTTACCGGGCACCAGACGGAGCCGAAATTCTTCCCGCCCGATATCCAGCAGGCGCTGCCGCAAACGGGCAAAAAGAACCTGTATTACCGGGACATTCCGCCCGACATCATTAACGAGCTATGGGCGCGTTTTTTTGAAGCGCTCGAACCGTTGCGCACGGCCGGCAAGCTCGGCGCGGTGCTGTTCCAGTTCGCGCCGTGGATCACCACCGCGTCGCGCGACAAGGCGCACGTCGCGCATTGCGCGCAGCGTATGGCACCTTATCTGACCGCATTCGAATTTCGCAACGCAAGCTGGTTCGACGACCGCCACCGCGCGTCGACGCTCGCGTTCGAACGCGAGCACGGGCTCGTGCACGTGGTGATGGATGCGCCCGACGTGGCGACGCGCGCGCATACGGTCTGGGAAGCGACGTCGCCGCGTCTCGCGATCGTGCGATTGCATGGCCGCAATGCGGAGACCTGGTCGGGCAGCACGACTGCGTCCGGACGCTTCAATTACGACTACAGCGATGAAGAGCTCGAAGAGCTGGTCATTCCGATTCGCGAGATCGCGCGCCGGGTAGACCGGACCGATGTCGTGTTCAACAACTGCTTCGAAGACTCGGCGCAGCGCAACGGGCTGACGATGATGAGGCTGCTCGGGCAGCGCTATGCGGGGTCTTCCGGGGAAGGATTCGAGTTTGGGTGAGCGAGAGCGTCGCTCCGTGATGCGCTTATAGCAGGCGCCGCAGTCCGGCTCCGGGCTGCCGGATCATCGGGCGCGCTCACACTGCTTTGTGTCACGGCGCGCGCACGGCGACACAAATCGACCGCGACCAGGGCGCACGCTATTGCGATGCGCCGCTCGACGTACCGGAAGACGCCCCAGCCCCGTTCGTGTGCTGATTGACCCATTGATCAAGCGACGTCTGCCCGGACGGCGACGTCCCGCCCGGCGCATTCGGAACCGGCGACGCCAAGCCAGGCGACAAGCCGCCCGCGGCCGCACCATTCGCGGATGCGGCGCCCTGCGCCCCTTGCGCGCCATTCGCCGCGGCAGGCGGCGACAGCAACGGCGGCACCGACGCGCCGTGCGGTGCGACGATCTGCGGCGGCTCGACATCGCGCGGCTCAGCCGATGACGCGGCCGGCGCCGTTGCATTGGGCACAGCAGGCACGGCAGGCGCGGACGGCGCAGCAGACGTGCTCACCGCAGGCGCCCGTCGCGGCGCACGCGGCTTCTCCTTCTGCGGCGCGGCCTTGTTGTCCGCCCCGAACAGATGCCCCCACCACGTACCAATCGTCGTACGTAGCGAATCGAACAGGCCCGTCTGTTTCTCTTCGACAAACTTCGCTCGCGGATCGACGAGCCGCGAACGCAGCGCACGCTGGAAAAAGTCGCCCACAATCGGCAGCGCGCTATGCGCGCCCTGCCCCCAGTAATCGCTGCGCAGCGTCACGCGGCTATCGTTGAAGCCAACCCACGCGCCCGCCACCAGTTGCGGATGCATGAGGATGAACCAGCCGTCCGCGTCGTCCTGCGTCGTGCCCGTTTTGCCCGCAACGTCGCCGCGAATGCCGAAGCGCGTGCGGATCGCGGTGCCCGTGCCCTTATCGACGACGTCGCGCATCACATCGAGCAGCGTCTGCGCGGCTTCCGGCGGCAGCGTCTGCTCGGGCCGCGCGGGACGGAATTGCGCGAGCAAATTGCCGTCGCGATCTTCGATCTGCGTGACAAACATCGGCGGAATATAGGCGCCGCGATCGGCGATCGTGCTGTACGCCGAGACCATTTCCTTGAGCGTGACCGGGCTCGTGCCGAGCGCAAGCGACGGCACCGCGTCGAGCCGGCTGTCGCGCACGCCCATCGAATAGGCGAGCCGCGCGACCTTCGACGGCCCCACTTCTTCCATCAGCTGCGCGGTGATGCGGTTCTTCGAATAGGCGAGCGCGTCGCGCAGCGTGACGGGCCGGCCGCTTGGCGGCGTATCGTCAGTCGGTTTCCAGATTTCGCCGCCCGCGAGCGTGATTTCGACCGGCTGATCGACAAACGTGTCGTCGGGCTTCGCGCCGTTTTCGAATGCCGCCCCGTACACGAACGGCTTGAAGGTCGAGCCCGGCTGGCGCCGTGCCTGCTGCACGTGATCGTACTGATCGTCGCTGAAATCGCGGCTGCCCACATAGGCCTTGATCTCGCCGTCGCGCGGATCGATTGCGATAAACGCGGCCTGCACGCGCGTCTTGTCGTCGCACAGCGACTGCATCAGATGATGGTCCGATTCGACCTGTTTGAGCGCGGCGTCGTCGGCGAGACCCGACTGCTTTGCCGCGCGATATTCGGGCGTCTCGCGCACGAACGCTGTGAACACGTCCTTGTGTGCCGAACACGCGTTACGCGTGCCCCACACCGAATTCGCCACCGTCTGCAGCTGGTTGCCTTGCCAGACCAGCGCCTGGGTCGCCATCGTCTGCAGGCGCGAATCGAGCGTCGTGCGCACGATCAGGCCGTCGGAGTAGATGTTGTAGTCGTTCGCATCGGCCCATGCGATCAGCCACTTGCGCAACTGCTGCGCGAAATGCGGCGCCGGACCCGGCGGCTCGGTCTGGCGCTCGAAATCGACGCCGAGCGGCCGGCGCTGCAGCGTCTGATAGGCGGCGGGCGTGAGCCGCTGGTACTTCACCATCTGTGCGAGCACGATATTGCGGCGCTGCAACGCGCGCTCGGGATTGATAACGGGGTTGTAGTAGCTGTTGCCCTTCAGCATGCCGATCAGCGTCGCGCTCTCGATCACCGTCAGGTCATGCGCCGATTTGTCGAAATAGGTGCGCGCGGCCATTTCGATTCCGTACGCGTTGTACAGGAACGGCACCGTGTTCAGATAGGTTTCGAGAATCTCGCTCTTTGTATAAACCGCTTCGATCTTGAAAGCGGTGATCGCTTCCTTGATCTTGCGCGTGAGCGTCGGCGCGCGGCCGATTTCGTCGGGGTACAGATTGCGCGCGAGTTGCTGCGTGATGGTCGAGCCGCCCTGGCGGTCGCCCGAGAACGTATGCAGCGCCGCCGACGCGGTGCGCTTGAAATCGATGCCGTGATGCTCGTAGAAGCGATGGTCTTCGGTCGAGATCAGCGCGTCGATCACGTGCGGCGACACATCCTGCAGCTTCACCCATTCGCGGTTCGACGGCTTGAAGGTGGCGAGCAGCTTGCCGTCCGCGGACAGCACCTGGGCCGGCTGCTCGACCTTCGCCTTGCGGATGTCGCCGATGCCGGGCGTAAATGGAATCAGGATCAGCACGTACAGCAGCATCAGCGCCGGCACCGCGGCGACGGTCAGCGCAATACCGCGCCGTGTCGGATGGCGCACGCGGTCGAGCGCGCGAAGCGCGTAGGGCTTGAGGAAGTCGAGCGTCGTCGCGCAGAGACTACGGACGAACGGCGCGATGGGTCGTTTCACGCAGGCTTACCGTCGGCAGAAAAGGCTGCATCGTACCAAACCAGCGCGCATACTCCGGCGTTTTTGCGTTGAAACGACGGTTGTGGCGCCTGCGGGAAGAGGGACACGATAGGGTCCGGTCGGCCCAAAACGAAAACAGCCGCCCGAAGGCGGCTGTAATTCAACATGCTGAGTTGCTTATCGTTAGCTCACGCTTACGCGTTCGCGCGCACCGCCGCGCGTTTCGGCGTCACCACCGACACTGCGAACGTCACGACGATATTCGCCGCGAGCGCGATCAGGCCGATGTAGAGCGGCCAGCTCGAATCGCCGATATGCAGCGTGAACACCGGCTTCAGACCCTGCACGATCGCGAGACCCGTGCCGAGCACGATGCCGACCAGCCAGCCGAAGAACAGACCGGCCGTATTGAGGCGGCGCGTGTACAGCGTGAACACGATGGCCGGGAAGATCTGCAGAATCCATACGCCGCCGAGCAGTTGCAGGTCGATGGCGTATTGCGTCGGCAGGAACACGATAAACAGCAGCGCGCCGAACTTCACGACGAGCGACACGAATTTCGCCGTCGACGCTTCCTGCGCCGGTCCCATGCTCGGCGAAACGAGCGGACGCCACAGATTGCGCGTGAACAGGTTCGCGGCGCCGATCGACATGATGGCGGCCGGCACGAGCGCGCTGATCGCGATCGCGGCCGCGGCAAAGCCGACGAACCACGACGGGAACAGCGTGCCGAACAGCGTCGGCACGACGTCGGAAGCCGACTTCACGTGGATGCCGGCAGCGATCGCCATATAGCCGAGCAGCGCGATCAGGCCGAGCAGCAGCGTATACGCGGGCAGGAAGATCGCGTTCTTGCGCACGGTCTGCGCCGATGACGACGACAGCACCGCCGTCATCGTATGCGGATACATGAACGCGGCGAGCGCCGAGCCCAGTGCCAGCGAGGCATACGCGGTGAACTGCGTCGGCTTCAGGATGATGCCGGTCGCGCCGCCCTTCGCCTTGAAGTACGTATCGGCCGCGTCGAACACCTGGCCGTAGCCGCCAAGCTTCTGCGGAATCAGCCAGACCGCCGCGATCACGACGATGTAGATCATGATGTCCTTGACGAAGGCGATCATCGCCGGCGCGCGCAGGCCGCTCGTGTACGTATAGAGCGCGAGGATCACGAACGCGATGACGAGCGGCAGTTCGCCGGAGACGCCGAGGCCCTTGATCACCACCTGCATGCCGACTAGCTGCAGCGCGATATACGGCATCGTCGCGACGATGCCGGTCAGCGCGACTGCCGCCGGGAACCACTTGCCGCCGTATTCGCCGTGCACGTAGTCGGCGGCCGTGATGTGGTTTTTCGCATGCGCGATTTTCCACAGCTTCGGCATCACCGCGAACACGAACGGATAGACGATGATGGTGTATGGCAGCGCAAAGAAGCCGTACGCGCCGACCGAGTAAACGAGCGCGGGCACCGCGATCACCGTGTAGGCGGTGTAGAAATCGCCGCCGACGAGGAACCACGAAATGACCGTGCCGAACTGGCGGCCGCCGAGGCCCCACTCGTGCAGTTGCGTGAGGTCGCCGCGCTTCCAGCGCGCAGCAAGGAAGCCCACTACCGTCACGAGCACGAAGAAGGCGATGAAGACGGTCATCGCAACCGGGTTGACGGGGTTCAGGTCGCTCATCGGATACCTCGGTAGACGACGTAGATCAGCAGCGACGTGAGCGGAACCCACAGGAACTGATACCAGTAGAAGAACGGAAAGCCGGCGAAAGATGGGCGCGTGTCGTTATAGAAAGGCAACCACAACAGCGCGATATAGGGGATCAGCAATATGAGCCAGAGCCATGAACGGCCGGCCTGATCTGATTGTTCCACGATTGTCCCTCTTGATTTGTATAGGAAAAACGAATATTCCCCGCGTCGGCGGCAAGGTCTGGGCCTCGCCGTACGGTCATCCCCCGCGCAAAGGTACGCGCATTATCCAGGAATTTGTTCGTCAATGCCTACTTTAGAAAAGGGACGGTTTAGTGCAGTGCGTCATTGTTCGGGGCGACCCGCGGCGTGATTTGCGGGCCCGCGCCCTTAGCTACAACTTCAGTGCTACTACTTCAGCACTACGTCTTATCTCCGACCATTTTGCTGCCGGCCGCCTCCAGCTTCTGTTCGAGCGCCTCCATTCTTGCCGCGAGCTTTTTGCCGAGTGCGCCGAGGTCGGCGCCGCTCTTGCGCAACTCCGGAAACAGGCTCTTCTCCTCTTCCTCGACGTGATGGCGGACCATCTCCGTCAGGACCTTGAACGTCGCGTCGAAGCCGCGCTGACCCGGCTTTAGCGTATCGAAGCGCGCGATTAGTGTTTTCACGAGGAAGTGCTCGACATACGCCTCGTCGACATCGATCACGTCGCGGCCGCCTAGCGCCTCGTGCGCGGCGGGATAGAGAATTTCTTCTTCGACGATCGCGTGGACGCTCAGCTTCTCGCACGCGCGCTGCGCGAGCGTGCCCTTCGCGTCGCGGTCGTCGTCGGCGGCGCGCTCGAACGCGTCGAATAGCTTGTCGACCGCGCGGTGGTCTTCTATCAGCAGCGCGATCGCGTCGGTGGTCGCTTTATCGGGGGTGGCGGTGCTCATCGTGGCTCCTGTGGGGTCGGTGTCGGGCATACCCGAGGGCGCTGCCCGAGGTTTCGTGAGTGCGCTCAATAGCGCGTTCGCGGCGCGTTCGAAGCCGCTCGCGTAACGAATGCGCAAGTGATGTTCCACGGGAGCGGGACGCGCGAGATGCGCAAGGCGCACAGGAATAAAGCCTGCTGCGGCGATTACACGGCTACGGCGACGAAACGGCTAACGCATGAGGGAGGGCATCGTGACCCCGCGCGGTGGGAACTTGCATATCGGCATATCGGGCTGGCGATACGAAGGATGGCGCGGCACGTTCTACCCAAAAGGTTTGCGCCAGGCGGACGAATTGCAGTTCGCGTCGCGCGCGGTACAGACTATTGAAATCAACGGCACACACTACAGCCTGCAATCACTCAACAGTTACCGGAAGTGGTACGACGAAACACCGGACGGTTTCGTGTTCAGCGTGAAGGGCGCGCGCTACCTCACCCACATGCTGCGTTTTCGCGACGAAGCCGCGCACGCAGGCCTCGCGAACTTTTTCGCGCAGGGGCTGCTTGCGCTCAACGACAAGTTCGGGCCGATTCTGTGGCAATTTCCGCCGTCGTTCCGATTTGATGCGGAGCGCCTCGAGCGCTTTCTGACGATGCTGCCGCGCGATACGGAAGGCGCACTCGAGATCGCCCGCCGGCACGATAAGCGTGTCCGCGAGCCCTATCTCGCCATCGACCGGCCGCGGCGCCTGCGGCATGCAATCGAAATCCGCCATCCGAGCTTTCTCGACCCCGCGTTCGTGGCGCTGCTGCGCAAGCACGGTGTGGCGCTCGTCGTTTCCGATTCGACCGAAGACTGGCCGCACGTCGACGACCTGACCGCCGACTTCGTCTACGTGCGGCTGCATGGCACGAGTGCACGCTATTCGGGCTCGTACGACGACGCCGCGCTCGATACGTGGGCGCTGCGGATCGCTGCATGGGTGCACGGCGACCAGCCGACTGACGCAAAACTGATCGCCCCTGACAAACCGCCGCGCAAACGCTCAGCGCGCGACGTGTTCTGCTACTTCGACAACGATACGAAAACGGAAGCGCCGTTCGATGCACAGCGGCTGATGGGGCGACTCGCGGTCGAACCTCAAGTACGACGTGTGCCGCCCCGCAACGAGGCGGCCGCCGATGGCCGCAAACAGAGCGGGCAAGGCAGGCAAGGGCAGGTCAAGCACCCCATCCCTTAGCGAACCGTTCACGCAAATACTGCGTGAACGCACGTATCGTCACCGAGCTTTGCTGGTGCTGCGGATACACGGCGTAAAGCGTGATCGGCCGCGACGCAAACGCTTCGAGCAGCGGCACGAGCCGCCCGCTCTCAAGCGCGCCCGCGACGATGAATTCCGGCAGCAGCGCGACGCCGATGCCAGCAATCGCCGCATCGCGAATTACCTCGCCATTGTTCGCGCGCAACGGTCCGTGCACTTCGATATGCCGCACCATGCCGTCGATTTCGAACGGCCAGCCGGTACGCGCCTCTTCGCCGTATAGCAGGCACGGATGGCGCGCGAGCTCGGCGGGCGTCATGGGCGCGCGCCGCGTGTTGCGGTACAGCGGACTGCAGCACGCGATCATGCGAAATTCGGCGAGTTTTTGCGCGATCAGCGTCGAATCCGCGAGCGTGCCGATGCGCAGCGCCATGTCGTAGCCCTCGCCAACCACATCGACGACGCGGTCGCTCAGTTCCATATCGATCCGCACCTCGGGGTTCGAGCTCAGAAACGCGCCGACGAGCGGCGACAGATGGACCATGCCGAACGACAGCGGCGCGCTGACGCGCAACAGGCCGCGCGGATAGGCGCGCTGCGACGACATCGCCAGCTCGGCGTCGGCCACGTCCGCGAGGATCCGCGTGGCGCGCTCGTAGAACTCGTAGCCGAGATCGGTCACCGCGAGCTTGCGCGTATTGCGCACGAGCAGGCGCACGCCGAGGCTCGCCTCGAGCGCCATCACGCGGCGGCTGACGAACTGCTTCGACAGCTGCAAGCGGTCCGCCGCAGCCGTGAAATTCCGCGCGTCGACGGTCGCGACAAAGATTCTCAGGTCATCGAGCTGCATGGGCGGGGCTTCCTTCGGCGCCGGGTTCGGTTGCCGCAATTGTCAACACTAACAGGACAGTCAATCCCGTTTCAGCGCGATTATAGCCTTCTGAATTGACCTAAACTTCGTTTCAACGCGTGAGGTTTGACGCTCCCGTCGAAACCGACACCTTTTTCGGAGATCGCCATGATTGAAATCAGACACGCCAACGAACGCGGCCACGCCAATCACGGGTGGCTCGACTCGCACCATACGTTCTCGTTCGCGAATTACTACGACCCGAAGCAGGTCGGTTTCTCCGATCTGCTCGTGATCAACGACGACCGCGTCGCGCCGGGCCGCGGCTTCGGCAAGCATCCGCACCGCGACATGGAGATCTTTTCGTACGTGCTCGAAGGCGCGCTCGAACACAAGGACTCGATGGGCACGGGCTCAGTGATCGTCCCCGGCGATATCCAGCTGATGAGCGCCGGCACCGGTGTCGCGCACAGCGAGTTCAACCATTCGGCGAAGGAGCCCGTGCACTTCCTGCAGATCTGGATCGCGCCGTCGGTGAAGAACGCGACGCCGCGCTACCAGCAACAGCATTTCGGCGCCGAACAGAAACGCGGCACGCTGCGCCTCGTGATTTCGCCGGAAGGCACCGACGGCTCGCTGGAAGTGCGCCAGGACGTACGCGTCTATGCGGGCCTCTTCGATGGAGCGGAAACGGCAGACGTCGAACTCGCGGCGGACCGCTACGCGTATGTGCATGTCGCTCGCGGCGCAGTCACCGTGAACGGCGTGCGTCTTACCGAAGGCGACGGCGCGCGCATTCGCAATGAACGCAAGCTCGCCTTCAGCGCCGGCGAGGACGCGGAAGTGCTCGTGTTCGACCTGCGCAACAACGAAGTATCGGAACTGTGGTCGTGAGCGTACGCGCCGCGATCTTCGACAACATTGACCACGCTATATAAGAGAGGAAAAAACCATGAACGATCTGATCGACCAACGGCGCGACGCGATTCTGCTCGTCGCCCGCGTGCTGCTGATGGTGCTGTTCGTCATCTTCGGCTGGAGCAAGCTGACCGGCTTTTCCGCCGCCGAAGCGTATATGGCGACGACCGGTGCGCCGGCTCCGTCGGTGGCCGCGGCGATCGCCGTCGTGATGGAACTCGGCGTGGGCGTGCTGCTCGCCGTCGGACTTTTGACGCGGCCGCTTACGTTGCTGCTCGCGCTCTATACGCTCGGCACCGCGCTGATCGGCCATCACTTCTGGACGCAGACCGGCATGGAGCAGTACGCGAATATGGTCAACTTCTACAAGAACATCAGCATTATCGGCGGACTGTTGTTGCTGGCCGTGACGGGACCGGGGAAGTATTCGTTCGACCGGCGCTAGAGGTAAGACGCGGCGTGCGGCGCACGCCGCCGCTTTTCGTTGAACGAAGTTCGGGCGGCCGGGTTGCCGCCCTTTTCTTTTTGCGCGTCGACGCCGCGCGATTTGTCATGCCGCGCTTTGCGGCCCAAATCCCTGGATGCCTGGATGCCTGGACACCTGAATCCGAACGCTATTCGGAGAGACAGTAAAACCCGCCCAACCGGTCGATCCAGATGATTTCCTGCGCCTCTTCGAGCCGGCGCCATTCTTCATCGGTCACCATGACCTCGGCCGCGTCGCCGAGCTCGTAAAATTCTTCGTCTTCTTCGGTGAACTGCTGAACCTTGACCGTTCGCATCGCCGCACCTCGCGCTTGAGAGAGCCGTGCTCACCACACGCTTCGCATGCGGCTGGCACGATTCCGGACGCGGCCATTCTACCGGCATTGCGCGCCTGCAAAATTAACTCGCGCGCACCATAAAAAAGGCGGGCGCGCCGCCCATAAAGGCAGCGCGCCCGCTTCATTTCCACCATTCACACTATAGGCACGCGCGGCAAACCCACCGGTTGGCCGCGTCACGCGCAGCGTGATTTAGAACTTGTGGCGCAGACCGAGGTTGACCATCGTCTGCGACGACGTACCTGCGTAGCCGTACGAACCGATCGACGCTTGCGCCGCAACCGGAGCGCCGCCGCCGTTCGGATCAGCCGTCTCGCCGCTCGCGTGCTGGTAAGCCGCGGTCATGTACACGTCGGTGCGCTTCGACAGCGAGTAGTCCGCGCCGAGCGACACCTGGTGATACGTCGCCGACGTATCGCCGCTCGACTTCGTGTAGCTATAGCCGACGCCAAGCAGCATGGCCGGCGTTGCCTGCCAGTTGAAGAAGCCCTGGCCCGTGTTGTACTTCTCGTTCTCGGCGAACAACGACGCATTGTCGCGGCGATATTGCGCGTTGCTGTAGCCCGCGCCGACCGTGAACGGCCCGATCACATACTGGCCCGCAACGCGTGCGATCGCGAGCGAATGAGCCGACGAGTAGCCGAGGTTGATCGGACCGTCGAACGTGCCGTCCGACGTGCTCGTGAAGCTGTTGGCGCGCGGCACGGCCGTTGCTTCGCTGTTTGCCGCATAGAAGTAACCGGCTGCCAGCGACAGCGGGCCCGTGTTGTAAGCCGCTGCCACCGAGTACGATTGCTGCGCGCCGGTCGAGCCCGCCGTGCCGCCGAATGCGTACATCGTTTCAAACTGGAAGCCCGACCACACCGGCGACGCGTACTTGACCGCATTGCTCACGCGGAAGCTGTTGTCGTAGTTATCGACGTCGCCCGCCGTTGCGAACGCGCTGCCGAAGTAGTTGTCCGCGGTAATGCCTTGCACCAGGTCGATCAGCGGATCGTACTGGCGGCCGAGCGTCACGGCGCCGTACTGCGTGCTCGTCAAACCGACGTAAGCCTGACGGCCGAACAGACGGCCCCCCTGGCCGAGCTGGCCCGTCGACGGATTGAAGCCGTTTTCCAACTGGAAGATCGCTGCGAGACCGCCGCCGAGATCTTCGTTGCCCTTGACGCCCCAACGCGTGCCGGACAGGTTGCCGAAACTGGAGTTGCCGAGCGCCCACAGGCTCTGGCCGCCCTGAGCATGGTTCACATAAGTAATCGACGTATCGATCGTGCCGTATAGGGTGACGCTCGTTTGCGCGTGCGCGGCCCCGGCGACGCCCAGCATCGCCAGCGAAATGACCGAGAGGGAGGTCGTGCGTTTCATTATTTCTCCTTGCGCTTGTAGTTAAGTGGACGCGAAGCGCAGACTACCCGTGCAAAGAATTAATGTAAAAAATGGCAAAAAGACACGTCTCGGATGTGCGACACGTGCAATTCGCGCACTATTTCTTTATCGTCAATATAGACACACGAAAACAGAAACAATAGAGGTCTTTTCCACGAATGTTCGTGTCGTTTTAGCCGAAAACGGACATCCACCCAATCCTCACCAAGCTTCATCGAGGATAATTGCGAAAAATAGAATAGGTAATTTCGCGAGACGAATAGTCGCGGAGATTTGGACCAGCTAGAGTGCACTCGCTTCACAATATCCGTAGACAGCGGATATCCACGCATTTGCGCGGCTTTGGCCGCGCTTTTTTCTTTTGCGAAGCTTTTTTGCAAACGCGCGACAAGGCCTTTGAAAGGCTGACAGAATCGTTTCGAAATGCCCTTCAAAAGGCCTTTAAAGCGCGTTTAAAGCAGCCGGGCGCTCAGTTGCCCTTCAGCCGCTCTTCAGCTGCCGTCACTTCCCGCCGAGCAGCACATTGACGTTCTTCAGCTTCGTGAACTCGAGCAGTTCATCCTTCGACTCTTCGCGGCCCTGCCCCGACTGCTTGTAGCCGCCGAATGGCGCACCGAGAATGTGCGTCGACGTATCGTTGATCCATACGTAGCCTGATTCGATCGCCGCCGCCACGCGGTGCGCGGTATCGAGGTTCTGCGTCCACACCGAGCCAGTCAGGCCGACCTCAAGACCGTTGACCGCCGTGAGCATCTCCGTTTCGTCGCGCCAGCGAAACACCGATAGCACCGGCCCGAAGATTTCATCGCGCGCAATCGCCATATCGGGTTGCACATCGACAAAGACGGTCGGCTCGATAAAAAAGCCGTCCGCGAGCGCCGGGTCGGCAGGATGCCGGCCGCCGAGCGCGAGCGTCGCTTTCTGCTCATGCGCCTTTTCGATGTAATGGAGCGTGCGCTCATACTGCGTGCGGTTGATCAGCGCGCCCATCGTGGTGCGCATGTCGGTCGCGATACCGGGGCGATAGAGCGACGGCAACTGCTTCACGAGCGCATCGACAAAACGGTCGTGAATCGAATCGTGAATGAAGAGTCGGCTCGTCGAACCGCACGACTGGCCGCACCACGCAAAATTCATCCCTTTGATCGCGCCCGCCACGGCTTTTTCGACATGCGCGTCCGGGTAGA
The genomic region above belongs to Paraburkholderia edwinii and contains:
- a CDS encoding hemerythrin domain-containing protein — its product is MSTATPDKATTDAIALLIEDHRAVDKLFDAFERAADDDRDAKGTLAQRACEKLSVHAIVEEEILYPAAHEALGGRDVIDVDEAYVEHFLVKTLIARFDTLKPGQRGFDATFKVLTEMVRHHVEEEEKSLFPELRKSGADLGALGKKLAARMEALEQKLEAAGSKMVGDKT
- a CDS encoding DUF72 domain-containing protein, translated to MTPRGGNLHIGISGWRYEGWRGTFYPKGLRQADELQFASRAVQTIEINGTHYSLQSLNSYRKWYDETPDGFVFSVKGARYLTHMLRFRDEAAHAGLANFFAQGLLALNDKFGPILWQFPPSFRFDAERLERFLTMLPRDTEGALEIARRHDKRVREPYLAIDRPRRLRHAIEIRHPSFLDPAFVALLRKHGVALVVSDSTEDWPHVDDLTADFVYVRLHGTSARYSGSYDDAALDTWALRIAAWVHGDQPTDAKLIAPDKPPRKRSARDVFCYFDNDTKTEAPFDAQRLMGRLAVEPQVRRVPPRNEAAADGRKQSGQGRQGQVKHPIP
- a CDS encoding LysR family transcriptional regulator, which encodes MQLDDLRIFVATVDARNFTAAADRLQLSKQFVSRRVMALEASLGVRLLVRNTRKLAVTDLGYEFYERATRILADVADAELAMSSQRAYPRGLLRVSAPLSFGMVHLSPLVGAFLSSNPEVRIDMELSDRVVDVVGEGYDMALRIGTLADSTLIAQKLAEFRMIACCSPLYRNTRRAPMTPAELARHPCLLYGEEARTGWPFEIDGMVRHIEVHGPLRANNGEVIRDAAIAGIGVALLPEFIVAGALESGRLVPLLEAFASRPITLYAVYPQHQQSSVTIRAFTQYLRERFAKGWGA
- a CDS encoding pirin family protein, with the protein product MIEIRHANERGHANHGWLDSHHTFSFANYYDPKQVGFSDLLVINDDRVAPGRGFGKHPHRDMEIFSYVLEGALEHKDSMGTGSVIVPGDIQLMSAGTGVAHSEFNHSAKEPVHFLQIWIAPSVKNATPRYQQQHFGAEQKRGTLRLVISPEGTDGSLEVRQDVRVYAGLFDGAETADVELAADRYAYVHVARGAVTVNGVRLTEGDGARIRNERKLAFSAGEDAEVLVFDLRNNEVSELWS
- a CDS encoding DoxX family protein, which produces MNDLIDQRRDAILLVARVLLMVLFVIFGWSKLTGFSAAEAYMATTGAPAPSVAAAIAVVMELGVGVLLAVGLLTRPLTLLLALYTLGTALIGHHFWTQTGMEQYANMVNFYKNISIIGGLLLLAVTGPGKYSFDRR
- a CDS encoding porin — protein: MKRTTSLSVISLAMLGVAGAAHAQTSVTLYGTIDTSITYVNHAQGGQSLWALGNSSFGNLSGTRWGVKGNEDLGGGLAAIFQLENGFNPSTGQLGQGGRLFGRQAYVGLTSTQYGAVTLGRQYDPLIDLVQGITADNYFGSAFATAGDVDNYDNSFRVSNAVKYASPVWSGFQFETMYAFGGTAGSTGAQQSYSVAAAYNTGPLSLAAGYFYAANSEATAVPRANSFTSTSDGTFDGPINLGYSSAHSLAIARVAGQYVIGPFTVGAGYSNAQYRRDNASLFAENEKYNTGQGFFNWQATPAMLLGVGYSYTKSSGDTSATYHQVSLGADYSLSKRTDVYMTAAYQHASGETADPNGGGAPVAAQASIGSYGYAGTSSQTMVNLGLRHKF